One genomic segment of Gopherus flavomarginatus isolate rGopFla2 chromosome 11, rGopFla2.mat.asm, whole genome shotgun sequence includes these proteins:
- the LOC127031212 gene encoding olfactory receptor 1009-like: MAKDNRTTVTDFILLGLSDDPQLQPFLFLVFLVIYLITFAGNMVIMGVIKAEPQFHTPMYFFLSHLSFVDICYSSVTVPKMLENFLAQQKKISFNGCITQIFFFTLFVGVEIFTLSVMAYDRYTAICDPLHYLDIMNKRFCVQMVLSTWALSFLHALINTVPVLNLHFCGSNAISHFSCELPPLLQLSCTDATINEVVLFATLVVFGLSSFLLTLISYIHIISTILRIRSVVGRHKVFSTCSSHLIVVGLLYLTGFFLYMKPNTDSASMPDRLISIQYSILTPMLNPIIYSLKNKEVKTALRKMLRKFKFLK; the protein is encoded by the coding sequence ATGGCAAAGGACAATCGAACCACGGTGACCGACTTCATTCTCTTGGGACTGTCTGATGATCCACAGCTCCAGCCGTTCCTCTTCCTGGTATTTTTAGTGATTTATCTCATCACCTTTGCTGGGAATATGGTGATCATGGGAGTGATAAAGGCTGAGCCTCAgtttcacacccccatgtacttcttcctgtccCATTTATCCTTTGTTGATATCTGCTATTCCTCTGTAACGGTGCCTAAGATGCTGGAGAACTTTCTAGCACAGCAGAAGAAAATTTCCTTTAATGGCTGCATTACTCAGATATTCTTTTTTACTCTGTTTGTTGGAGTTGAAATTTTCACTCTCTCAGTCATGGCTTATGACCGATACACAGCCATTTGTGACCCACTACATTACCTGGACATAATGAACAAACGTTTCTGTGTCCAGATGGTGCTGAGTACATGGGCTTTGAGTTTCTTGCATGCCCTGATAAATACTGTTCCTGTGCTGAACCTTCATTTCTGTGGGTCCAATGCAATCAGTCATTTCAGCTGTGAGCTCCCTCCCCTGCTACAGCTCTCCTGCACTGATGCCACCATCAATGAAGTGGTGCTTTTTGCAACTCTTGTGGTATTTGGATTGAGCTCTTTCCTCCTCACTCTAATCTCCTACATTcacatcatctccaccatcctgaggaTACGGTCTGTGGTGGGCAGGCATAAAGtcttctccacctgcagctcccacctcattgtggtggGTTTATTGTACCTGACGGGTTTTTTTCTGTACATGAAACCAAACACAGATTCTGCATCAATGCCAGACAGACTAATTTCCATCCAGTACAGCATCTTgacccccatgttaaaccccatcatctacagcctgaaaaacaaAGAAGTGAAAACAGCTCTGCGGAAAATGCTAAGAAAATTCAAGTTTCTCAAATAG